A stretch of Lactuca sativa cultivar Salinas chromosome 6, Lsat_Salinas_v11, whole genome shotgun sequence DNA encodes these proteins:
- the LOC111890160 gene encoding probable polyamine transporter At3g13620: MDHDIKSEKPTSPSTTDHIPPSSTGILPLTNPSTTTSATTHKKLTLIPLIFLIYFEVAGGPYGEEPAVQAAGPLFAIIGFLVFPFIWSIPEALVTAELSTTFPGNGGFVIWAYKAFGPFCGSLMGTWKFLTGVINIAAFPILCIDYMEKLFPIFSSGLPRTLAILFSTLFLSFVNYTGLNIVGIAAITLGVISLLPFILMSLIAIPQIQPHRWLSLGQKGVKKDWNLFFNTLFWNLNFWDTVSTMAGEVENPKKTFPAALFSAVILTCLAYIIPLMAVTGAVSVDQSEWESGFMAVAAEMISGKWLKIWVEIGAVLSAIGLFEAQLSSCSYQLLGMADLGFLPKFFGVRSKWFGTPWVGILLSTAITIAVSPMDFTDIVASANFIYSLGMLLEFASFIWLRRKFPALKRPYKVPLGVPGLVVMCLVPSAFLIVIMVIATKIVYLVSGLMTVGAIFWYFLMNYCKSKKWFAFANGDEIEGEEEVSAS; encoded by the coding sequence ATGGACCATGATATCAAATCGGAAAAACCAACCTCACCGTCAACCACCGACCACATTCCACCGTCCTCCACCGGAATCCTCCCCTTAACCAACCCTTCAACCACCACCTCCGCCACCACCCACAAAAAACTAACTCTCATCCCACTCATCTTCTTAATCTACTTCGAAGTTGCCGGAGGTCCTTACGGCGAAGAACCAGCAGTTCAGGCGGCCGGCCCACTCTTCGCCATCATCGGATTCCTGGTCTTCCCGTTCATATGGAGTATCCCGGAAGCTCTTGTCACCGCCGAACTCTCCACCACTTTTCCCGGCAACGGTGGTTTTGTCATATGGGCGTATAAAGCATTCGGTCCCTTCTGTGGGTCCTTAATGGGTACATGGAAATTTCTCACCGGTGTCATCAACATCGCAGCATTTCCGATTCTATGCATCGACTACATGGAAAAACTATTTCCGATCTTCTCCTCCGGCTTACCTCGAACTCTAGCAATCTTGTTTTCCACTCTCTTCCTCTCTTTCGTCAACTACACCGGTCTGAATATCGTCGGTATCGCCGCCATCACTCTCGGAGTCATCTCTCTTCTCCCCTTCATCCTCATGTCACTCATCGCCATCCCTCAAATCCAGCCACACAGGTGGCTAAGTTTAGGCCAAAAGGGTGTCAAAAAAGACTGGAACTTGTTCTTCAACACCCTTTTCTGGAACTTAAACTTCTGGGACACCGTGAGTACGATGGCCGGTGAAGTCGAAAACCCAAAAAAGACTTTCCCCGCAGCACTCTTCTCCGCCGTGATCTTGACTTGTTTAGCTTATATAATCCCTCTCATGGCGGTCACCGGAGCTGTTTCAGTAGACCAAAGTGAATGGGAATCCGGGTTCATGGCAGTGGCGGCAGAGATGATCTCAGGGAAGTGGTTAAAGATTTGGGTCGAAATCGGAGCTGTGTTATCAGCTATAGGTTTATTCGAAGCTCAGTTAAGCAGTTGTTCTTATCAACTTCTGGGCATGGCGGATTTAGGTTTTTTACCAAAGTTTTTCGGCGTCCGATCAAAATGGTTCGGCACTCCATGGGTTGGAATCTTGTTATCAACTGCGATCACAATCGCCGTTTCTCCAATGGATTTCACTGATATAGTAGCTTCTGCAAACTTCATCTACAGTCTAGGGATGTTGTTGGAGTTTGCATCGTTTATATGGTTAAGAAGAAAGTTTCCGGCGCTGAAACGGCCGTACAAGGTGCCGCTAGGGGTGCCGGGACTGGTGGTGATGTGCCTTGTTCCGTCGGCTTTCTTGATCGTGATCATGGTTATTGCTACCAAGATTGTGTATTTGGTTAGCGGGTTAATGACTGTAGGTGCTATTTTCTGGTATTTTTTGATGAATTATTGTAAGTCAAAGAAGTGGTTTGCATTTGCAAATGGCGATGAAATTGAAGGTGAGGAAGAAGTGTCGGCATCTTGA